In Brachypodium distachyon strain Bd21 chromosome 2, Brachypodium_distachyon_v3.0, whole genome shotgun sequence, one genomic interval encodes:
- the LOC100831541 gene encoding putative respiratory burst oxidase homolog protein H — MASSAGGYVDVPLGGGGGEGEQQHHAAPTTGPVMRKQPSRLASGMKRLASKVSSMRVPDSVMGLKRSHSSAQPALRGLRFLDKTAAGKDGWKSVEKRFDEMSADGRLHQESFAKCIGMADSKEFASEVFVALSRRRKIEPADGITKEQLKEFWEEMSDNNFDSRLRIFFDMCDKNGDGKLTEDEVKEIIVLSASANKLGNLKKHAGTYASLIMEELDPDGRGYIEIWQLEKLLRGMVMAEGTLDQMDQASTSLAKTMVPSSHRTPMQRRISTTIDFIHENWKRIWVITLWIIANICLFIYKFVQYKRREVFDVMGYCVCIAKGAAETTKLNMALILLPVCRNTLTSLRSTALSNVIPFDDNINFHKVIALGIAIGAGTHTVAHLTCDFPRLVSCPRDLFQEKLGPFFNNVQPTWGTLVASTPGWTGILLILIMSFSFTLATHSFRRSVVKLPSPLHHLAGFNAFWYAHHLLVLAYILLVMHSYFIFLTPEWYKRTGWMYLAVPVLFYACERIIRRIRENSYDVTIIKAAIYPGNVLSIHMKKPPTFKYKSGMYLFVKCPDVSPFEWHPFSITSAPGDDYLSVHIRTLGDWTSELRNIFGKACEAEVSSKKATLSRLETTVIAHGMTDETRFPKVFIDGPFGAPAQNYRKYDILLLIGLGIGATPFISILKDLLNNIKSNGEQQSMHDEELGCTFKSNGPSRAYFYWVTREQGSFEWFKGVMNEVAESDRDNVIEMHNYLTSVYEEGDARSALIAMVQSLQHAKNGVDIVSGSKIRTHFARPNWRKVFSDLANAHKNARIGVFYCGSPTLTKTLRDLSVEFSHTTTTRFHFHKENF, encoded by the exons ATGGCGTCGTCGGCCGGCGGGTACGTGGACGTGccgctgggcggcggcggaggcgagggggagcagcagcaccatgcggcgccgacgacgggGCCGGTGATGCGGAAGCAGCCGTCGAGGCTGGCGTCGGGGATGAAGCGGCTGGCGTCCAAGGTGTCGTCGATGCGGGTTCCGGACTCCGTCATGGGCCTGAAACGGAGCCACTCCAGCGCGCAGCCGGCGCTGCGCGGGCTGCGGTTCCTCgacaagacggcggcggggaaggacGGATGGAAGTCCGTCGAGAAGCGGTTCGACGAGATGAGCGCCGACGGACGCCTCCACCAGGAGAGCTTCGCCAAGTGCATCG GTATGGCGGACTCCAAGGAATTCGCAAGCGAGGTGTTTGTGGCATTGTCGAGGAGAAGGAAGATAGAACCAGCTGATGGGATAACCAAAGAACAGCTCAAGGAATTCTGGGAGGAGATGTCCGACAATAACTTTGATTCACGGCTACGCATATTTTTTGACAT GTGTGACAAGAATGGCGATGGAAAGCTCACAGAAGATGAGGTCAAAGAG ATTATCGTGCTGAGTGCCTCAGCAAACAAGCTTGGCAACTTGAAGAAACATGCCGGGACCTATGCCTCGCTGATCATGGAAGAGCTAGACCCTGATGGTCGCGGTTACATTGAG ATTTGGCAGCTGGAGAAGCTACTCCGAGGGATGGTGATGGCCGAGGGGACATTAGATCAGATGGACCAAGCGTCAACAAGCCTTGCGAAGACAATGGTTCCTTCCAGTCACCGGACCCCAATGCAGAGACGTATCAGCACGACCATTGACTTCATCCATGAGAACTGGAAGAGGATATGGGTTATCACGTTGTGGATAATCGCCAACATTTGCCTGTTTATATACAAGTTTGTGCAGTACAAGAGGCGGGAAGTGTTCGATGTGATGGGCTACTGTGTATGCATCGCTAAGGGTGCCGCTGAGACAACCAAGCTGAACATGGCACTTATACTCCTCCCAGTGTGCCGAAACACGCTGACATCGCTCAGGTCGACTGCACTGAGCAACGTCATACCGTTTGACGATAACATTAACTTCCACAAG GTCATTGCACTGGGAATTGCAATTGGAGCGGGTACCCATACGGTTGCTCACCTGACCTGCGACTTCCCAAGGTTGGTGTCGTGCCCAAGGGACTTGTTCCAGGAAAAGCTGGGGCCCTTTTTCAACAATGTCCAACCGACATGGGGAACTCTGGTGGCAAGCACTCCAGGGTGGACCGGAATCCTCCTGATCCTCATAATGTCATTCTCCTTCACGCTGGCGACACATTCCTTCAGGAGGAGTGTCGTGAAGCTGCCGTCGCCGCTCCACCACTTGGCTGGTTTCAATGCCTTCTGGTATGCCCACCATCTGCTGGTGCTTGCATATATCCTCCTGGTGATGCACTCCTACTTCATATTCCTCACCCCGGAGTGGTACAAAAGAACG GGATGGATGTACTTAGCCGTTCCGGTTCTCTTCTATGCTTGCGAGAGAATTATCAGAAGAATTCGCGAGAACAGTTATGATGTGACCATCATTAAG GCAGCAATTTACCCAGGAAATGTGCTCTCTATTCACATGAAGAAGCCCCCTACTTTCAAATACAAAAGTGGGATGTACCTTTTTGTAAAATGCCCAGATGTTTCGCCTTTCGAATG GCATCCCTTCTCCATCACTTCTGCACCTGGAGATGACTACTTGAGTGTACATATCCGGACATTAGGTGACTGGACATCAGAACTCAGGAACATATTTGGGAAG GCCTGTGAAGCAGAAGTAAGTTCCAAGAAGGCTACACTTTCAAGACTTGAAACAACAGTCATAGCACATGGTATGACAGATGAGACTAG GTTTCCCAAGGTCTTTATAGATGGCCCTTTTGGTGCACCAGCTCAAAATTACAGGAAATATGACATTCTTTTGCTTATTGGGCTTGGAATCGGTGCAACTCCTTTCATCAGCATACTGAAGGATCTCCTGAACAACATAAAGTCAAATGGA GAGCAGCAAAGCATGCATGACGAGGAGTTAGGATGCACCTTTAAGAGCAATGGGCCAAGCCGAGCTTACTTTTATTGGGTGACCAGGGAACAAGGCTCCTTCGAATGGTTCAAAGGTGTCATGAATGAAGTTGCTGAAAGCGATCGCGAT AACGTAATAGAGATGCACAACTACCTGACCAGCGTGTATGAGGAAGGCGATGCAAGGTCAGCTCTGATTGCCATGGTTCAATCACTCCAACATGCAAAAAATGGTGTGGATATCGTCTCCGGCAGCAAG ATTCGGACACATTTTGCAAGGCCAAACTGGAGAAAGGTGTTCTCTGATTTGGCCAATGCTCACAAGAACGCCCGTATAG GTGTTTTCTACTGTGGATCTCCAACACTTACAAAAACACTCAGGGATCTTTCAGTAGAATTCAGCCACACAACAACGACACGGTTCCATTTCCACAAGGAGAACTTCTAA
- the LOC100829384 gene encoding two-component response regulator-like APRR5: protein MFNPSSSSVPTYNDLSMHHAVSFSTASLPTAPTEIPRRSSGFFHDNGAVISPSNVAASAPPPYPSSLPSYYVHNTQSFPFHLQYPDALNRNATFSCQSPSACQVHPPPASYSPSSSSGGFLEFCPGTMRRVFSAGDLQGKNVSPPTPPPPQFSGDNCSQEVVEPFLEKVGRYSTEERKERIERYRTKRQQRNFQKKITYACRKTLADSRPRVQGRFARNVETDGEVVADFERDVGSDISYEYCSYNDLSSNSYDSQNQHRETGSSMTFNDNKWWWGMPVAANEHQQQQQPQQLGFNLDDEDQLWASLADMCSGT, encoded by the exons ATGTTCAatccttcttcctcgtcggTGCCCACCTACAATGACCTCTCCATGCACCATGCAGTGAGCTTCTCTACTGCCTCCTTGCCCACGGCTCCAACCGAAATTCCTCGCCGCAGCAGTGGTTTCTTCCATGACAACGGTGCTGTGATATCTCCTTCCAACGTTGCTGCTTCAGCGCCACCTCCCTACCCCTCTTCCCTCCCTTCCTATTATGTCCACAACACACAATCCTTCCCCTTTCACCTCCAATATCCTGACGCCCTCAACCGTAATGCCACCTTCTCTTGCCAGTCTCCTTCAGCATGCCAGGTGCATCCACCTCCTGCTTCTTACTCCCCTTCATCATCCTCTGGCGGCTTCTTGGAGTTCTGCCCAGGAACCATGCGGCGTGTCTTCAGTGCAGGTGACCTGCAG GGGAAGAATGTTTCACCTccgacgccgccaccacccCAATTTTCAGGCGACAACTGCAGCCAGGAAGTAGTTGAACCTTTTCTTGAGAAGGTGGGGCGTTACAGCACCGAAGAACGGAAGGAGAGGATTGAGAGGTACCGCACCAAGCGCCAGCAGAGGAACTTCCAGAAGAAGATCACC TACGCATGCAGGAAGACGCTGGCAGATAGCAGGCCAAGGGTCCAGGGCCGCTTCGCGAGGAACGTCGAGACTGATGGCGAGGTGGTCGCAGACTTCGAGAGGGACGTGGGGTCTGACATCAGCTACGAGTACTGCTCGTACAACGACCTTAGCAGCAACAGCTATGACAGCCAGAACCAGCACAGGGAAACCGGCAGCAGCATGACGTTCAACGACAACAAGTGGTGGTGGGGAATGCCGGTGGCAGCCAAtgagcatcagcagcagcaacaaccacAACAGCTTGGTTTCAACTTGGATGACGAAGATCAGCTGTGGGCCAGCCTCGCGGACATGTGCTCCGGCACCTGA
- the LOC100829799 gene encoding histone H4, translating into MSGRGKGGKGLGKGGAKRHRKVLRDNIQGITKPAIRRLARRGGVKRISGLIYEETRGVLKIFLENVIRDAVTYTEHARRKTVTAMDVVYALKRQGRTLYGFGG; encoded by the coding sequence ATGTCCGGACGCGGCAAGGGCGGGAAGGGGCTCGGCAAGggcggcgccaagcgccaccgGAAGGTTCTCCGCGACAACATTCAGGGCATCACCAAGCCGGCGATCCGGCGCCTGGCGAGGAGAGGCGGCGTGAAGCGAATCTCCGGGCTCATCTACGAGGAGACCCGCGGCGTCCTCAAGATCTTCCTCGAGAACGTCATCCGCGACGCCGTCACCTACACCGAGCACGCACGCCGCAAGACCGTCACTGCCATGGACGTCGTCTACGCCCTCAAGCGCCAGGGCCGCACCCTCTACGGCTTCGGCGGCTAA
- the LOC106866036 gene encoding uncharacterized protein LOC106866036: MSQHNVNLVCWNVRGLNNPSHRSAVCDLIRDTHATIICIQETKLQVVNDRLIRDLLGPCFSANFAVLPAAGTRGGMILAASEDFFTISDVHLSAHSITVTVTMRSEGASWSLTSVYGQQGDPEKLLFIEELKLLEPVVKSEWILLGDFNVITKATDKNNTNINRRLIGKFRGALDVL; this comes from the coding sequence ATGTCTCAACATAACGTCAACCTTGTGTGCTGGAACGTAAGAGGGCTCAATAATCCCTCGCACCGATCTGCGGTTTGTGATCTCATCCGCGACACTCATGCCACCATCATCTGCATTCAAGAAACTAAGCTGCAGGTTGTCAACGACCGCCTCATTCGTGACCTGCTAGGCCCCTGTTTTTCCGCCAATTTTGCCGTGCTGCCGGCGGCAGGCACTCGAGGGGGGATGATTTTGGCGGCCTCCGAGGACTTCTTCACGATCTCCGACGTGCACCTCTCAGCTCACTCGATCACGGTCACCGTCACCATGCGTAGTGAGGGGGCATCGTGGTCCCTTACGTCGGTGTATGGGCAACAGGGTGACCCAGAAAAGCTCCTCTTCATTGAGGAACTCAAGCTTCTGGAGCCGGTTGTCAAATCAGAGTGGATCCTTCTCGGGGATTTCAACGTCATCACTAAAGCTACGGACAAGAACAACACGAACATCAACCGTCGTCTCATCGGCAAATTCAGGGGTGCCCTCGACGTCCTGTAG
- the LOC100829691 gene encoding transcription factor FAMA: MEKQSEQGSNNQQQQQLDSFAPLDGAAPDQDQIIGGGAGAEMVDYMLGQQTPPPPPPPHGHVSSFDKLSFSDVLHFADFGPRLALNQPLSTHHPADSDNDEDSYFFRFQPSLPAAEDSDDPTAQHAAVTTQGSGGDHGTVGGGVSESTTTLVQPQQQQQETVGGGKGGGGGGAGNKSGRRKRPRSTKTSEEVESQRMTHIAVERNRRRQMNDYLRVLRSLMPGSYVQRGDQASIIGGAIEFIRELEQLIQCLESQKRRRLYGDAPRPTAPDISTGAGAPPVVPPPATSSMLQHEQQAAPPQGPPHHDAPAPFYVVPAPSPGTSLPLIPVISDDGVAKGIDDLDGGLGREEVAENKSCLADIEVRVLGADAVVKVLSRRRPEQLIKTIAVLEEMHLSILHTNITTIDQTVLYSFNVKIAGEPRFTAEDIAGAVHQILSFIDINYTL, encoded by the exons ATGGAAAAACAG TCGGAGCAGGGAAgcaacaaccagcagcagcagcagctggacAGCTTTGCTCCGCTGGACGGGGCGGCGCCGGATCAGGACCAGatcatcggcggcggcgcgggagccgAGATGGTGGACTACATGCTGGGCCAGCaaacgccgccgcctcccccgccgccgcacggcCACGTGTCCTCCTTCGACAAGCTCAGCTTCTCCGACGTGCTGCACTTCGCCGACTTCGGCCCCCGGCTCGCGCTCAACCAGCCGTTATCCACCCACCACCCGGCGGACTCCGACAACGACGAAGACAGCTACTTCTTCAGGTTCCAGCCGTCCCTCCCAGCCGCAGAGGACTCCGACGACCCCACCGCTCAGCACGCGGCGGTCACCACCCAAGGATCGGGAGGCGATCACGGTACCGTGGGCGGCGGGGTTTCGGAGAGCACAACGACGCTGGTGCAGccgcagcaacagcagcaggagACTGTGGGAGGGGGCaagggtggtggcggcggcggggctgggaATAAGAGCGGGCGGAGGAAGCGGCCGCGGTCCACCAAGACGAGCGAGGAGGTGGAGAGCCAGCGGATGACGCACATCGCCGTCGagcgcaaccgccgccgccagatgAACGACTACCTCCGGGTCCTCCGCTCCCTCATGCCCGGATCCTACGTCCAAAGG GGAGACCAAGCCTCCATCATAGGAGGCGCGATAGAGTTCATCCGCGAGCTCGAGCAGCTAATCCAGTGCCTCGAGTCACAGAAGCGGCGTCGTCTCTACGGCGACGCGCCACGTCCCACCGCCCCCGACATCtccaccggcgccggggcGCCGCCAGTAGTACCACCACCCGCGACATCCTCCATGCTGCAGCACGAGCAACAAGCCGCACCACCGCAAGGGCCGCCGCATCACGACGCCCCGGCGCCGTTCTACGTCGTGCCCGCCCCGTCGCCCGGGACGAGCCTCCCGTTAATCCCGGTTATCAGTGACGACGGTGTTGCCAAGGGGATCGACGACCTCGACGGCGGGCTCGggcgggaggaggtggcggagaACAAGTCGTGCCTGGCGGACATCGAGGTGCGCGTGCTGGGCGCCGACGCCGTGGTCAAGGTCCTttcccggcgccggccggagCAGCTCATCAAGACCATCGCGGTCCTCGAGGAAATGCACTTGTCCATCCTACACACCAACATCACCACCATCGACCAGACCGTCCTCTACTCCTTCAACGTCAag ATCGCCGGCGAGCCAAGATTCACGGCGGAGGacatcgccggcgccgtccacCAGATCCTTAGCTTCATCGACATCAACTACACGTTATGA
- the LOC100830729 gene encoding uncharacterized protein At4g08330, chloroplastic, with product MARTLDGCYSTNTKDVAYSCGYCGYALNLSSSTRNTANIGSKYGKQIRKGVVSFFAIDESRFTQTDEVSCMPYFRSRCSWGFFRKRTRLLCRKCGGHIGDSYEDKDSPLYDSLDDTHLSSAGSRKKYVIKINALQPSSDDSGVPFSL from the exons ATGGCGAGGACCCTCGACGGCTGCTACTCCACCAACACCAAGGACGTCGCCTACAG TTGTGGATACTGTGGCTATGCATTAAACTTGAGCTCCTCAACGCGGAACACAGCGAACATTGGATCAAAGTACGGCAAGCAGATCAGGAAAGGTGTCGTCTCATTCTTTGCAATCGACGAGAGCCGGTTCACACAAACTGATGAGGTGAGCTGCATGCCATACTTCCGCTCAAGGTGTTCCTGGGGTTTCTTCAGAAAGAGGACACGGTTGCTCTGCCGCAAGTGTGGTGGTCATATTGGCGATTCATATGAGGACAAGGATTCCCCCTTGTATGACAGCTTAGATGACACACACCTGAGCTCTGCGGGAAGTCGAAAGAAATATGTCATCAAGATTAATGCACTACAGCCCTCGTCAGACGACTCTGGTGTTCCCTTCAGTCTGTGA